One window from the genome of Malus domestica chromosome 01, GDT2T_hap1 encodes:
- the LOC103450760 gene encoding two-component response regulator ARR17-like isoform X1: protein MEASSSSSSSKGFMANVEQPHVLAVDDSLIDRKLIEKLLTNLSCKVTTAENGARALEFLGLGDQQHNSLESNVSNSKVNLVITDYCMPGMTGYELLKKIKQESSIMKEVPVVIMSSENVPNRIDKCLEEGAQMFMLKPLRQSDIKKLRYHLMNCNS, encoded by the exons ATGgaggcttcttcttcttcttcctcctcaaagGGTTTCATGGCAAATGTGGAGCAACCCCATGTTTTAGCCGTCGATGACAGTCTCATCGACCGAAAACTGATCGAAAAGCTGCTCACAAATTTGTCTTGCAAAG TGACAACTGCAGAAAATGGGGCAAGGGCGTTGGAGTTTCTGGGCTTGGGAGATCAACAACACAATAGCTTGGAGAGTAAT GTTTCAAACTCAAAGGTAAATCTGGTAATTACTGACTACTGTATGCCAGGAATGACAGGCTATGAACTGCTCAAGAAAATCAAG CAGGAATCATCAATCATGAAGGAGGTTCCAGTGGTGATTATGTCATCTGAAAACGTACCGAATCGGATTGACAA GTGCTTAGAGGAAGGAGCTCAAATGTTCATGCTAAAGCCACTGAGACAGTCTGATATAAAGAAATTGAGATATCATTTGATGAACTGCAATAGCTAG
- the LOC103450760 gene encoding two-component response regulator ARR17-like isoform X2, whose protein sequence is MEASSSSSSSKGFMANVEQPHVLAVDDSLIDRKLIEKLLTNLSCKVTTAENGARALEFLGLGDQQHNSLESNVSNSKVNLVITDYCMPGMTGYELLKKIKESSIMKEVPVVIMSSENVPNRIDKCLEEGAQMFMLKPLRQSDIKKLRYHLMNCNS, encoded by the exons ATGgaggcttcttcttcttcttcctcctcaaagGGTTTCATGGCAAATGTGGAGCAACCCCATGTTTTAGCCGTCGATGACAGTCTCATCGACCGAAAACTGATCGAAAAGCTGCTCACAAATTTGTCTTGCAAAG TGACAACTGCAGAAAATGGGGCAAGGGCGTTGGAGTTTCTGGGCTTGGGAGATCAACAACACAATAGCTTGGAGAGTAAT GTTTCAAACTCAAAGGTAAATCTGGTAATTACTGACTACTGTATGCCAGGAATGACAGGCTATGAACTGCTCAAGAAAATCAAG GAATCATCAATCATGAAGGAGGTTCCAGTGGTGATTATGTCATCTGAAAACGTACCGAATCGGATTGACAA GTGCTTAGAGGAAGGAGCTCAAATGTTCATGCTAAAGCCACTGAGACAGTCTGATATAAAGAAATTGAGATATCATTTGATGAACTGCAATAGCTAG